The Metabacillus schmidteae genome has a segment encoding these proteins:
- a CDS encoding endonuclease MutS2 — MQQKVLHVLEYEKVKEQLIKHASSSLGKEKVKVLVPSSEYEEVAVAQEQTDEAAKVLRLKGNIPLGGLVDIRATVKRARIGGMLSSVELIEVAGTLYAGRQMKRFIEKMVEEEIELSHLPILAEQIVVIHDLERRISECIDDNGYVLDSASETLKGIRQQLRTTEARVRDKLESMIRSSNASKMLSDAIITIRNDRFVLPVKQEYRASYGGIVHDQSSSGATLFIEPQVVVDLNNTLQQAKVKEKVEIDRILTKLSNEVAENSDDLLHNVDCLADMDFMFTKAKYAKQIKGIKPIVNQDGVVRLLKARHPLLPENEVVPNDIELGTDFTTIVITGPNTGGKTVALKTLGLCTLMAQSGLHIPALDGSEVAVFKAVYADIGDEQSIEQSLSTFSSHMVNIVDILHKVDDQSLVLFDELGAGTDPQEGAALAISILDEVYHRGARVVATTHYPELKAYGYNRDGVINASVEFDISTLSPTYKLLIGVPGRSNAFEISKRLGLQENVIRMARSQMSAESNEVDTMIASLETSKKTAEIELTEAENFRHEAEKLHKELQRQIIEFNEQRDALFEQAERKASEKLEEANREAESIIRDLRKLRKEQHAQVKEHELIDAKKRLEEAQPVFEKTKKVEKKQPVKQEFLPGDEVKVVSFDQKGHLVEKVNDQEWQVQLGILKMKVKEKDLEYIKRPKQQVQEKPLASVKGKDYHVSLELDLRGERFENALLRVEKYLDDAVLAGYPRVSIIHGKGTGALRTGVKEMLKNHRSVKNTRFGEASEGGTGVTIVELK; from the coding sequence TTGCAGCAGAAAGTTTTACACGTACTGGAATATGAGAAAGTGAAAGAGCAGCTTATAAAGCATGCTTCGTCTTCTTTGGGTAAAGAAAAGGTGAAAGTGCTCGTGCCTTCTAGTGAGTATGAAGAAGTGGCTGTAGCTCAGGAGCAAACAGATGAGGCTGCTAAAGTACTTCGATTAAAAGGGAATATCCCACTAGGAGGACTTGTTGATATAAGAGCAACGGTTAAACGGGCAAGAATTGGTGGAATGCTCAGTTCGGTTGAGCTTATTGAAGTAGCAGGCACATTATATGCAGGCAGACAAATGAAACGTTTTATAGAAAAGATGGTTGAGGAAGAAATTGAGTTATCTCATTTGCCGATACTTGCTGAGCAAATTGTTGTGATTCATGACCTGGAGCGAAGGATCTCCGAATGTATAGATGATAATGGTTATGTATTAGATAGTGCAAGTGAAACATTGAAGGGTATTCGACAGCAGCTTAGAACAACAGAGGCAAGAGTAAGAGATAAATTAGAATCTATGATTCGATCTTCCAATGCATCTAAAATGCTCTCTGATGCAATTATTACGATTAGAAATGATCGGTTTGTCCTGCCTGTTAAACAGGAGTACAGAGCATCGTACGGAGGGATTGTACATGATCAATCAAGTTCAGGGGCAACCCTTTTTATTGAACCTCAAGTGGTTGTTGATTTAAATAATACGCTTCAACAAGCTAAAGTAAAAGAAAAGGTAGAAATCGATAGAATCCTAACAAAACTATCAAATGAAGTCGCCGAAAATAGCGATGATCTATTGCACAATGTAGATTGTTTGGCTGATATGGACTTTATGTTCACAAAGGCAAAGTACGCAAAACAAATAAAAGGGATAAAGCCAATAGTAAATCAAGATGGTGTTGTTCGCTTGTTAAAAGCAAGACACCCGCTATTACCTGAAAATGAAGTTGTGCCTAATGATATAGAATTAGGAACTGACTTTACAACAATCGTCATTACAGGACCAAATACCGGTGGTAAAACAGTTGCCCTTAAAACACTTGGATTATGTACTTTAATGGCTCAATCAGGTTTACATATACCAGCTCTTGATGGTTCAGAAGTTGCAGTTTTCAAGGCGGTTTATGCTGATATTGGAGATGAACAATCAATTGAACAAAGCTTAAGTACGTTTTCATCACATATGGTTAATATAGTCGATATTCTTCATAAAGTAGATGATCAATCTCTAGTGTTATTTGACGAGCTTGGAGCCGGAACAGATCCTCAAGAAGGGGCTGCCCTCGCCATCTCCATATTAGATGAAGTTTACCACCGTGGAGCAAGAGTTGTTGCAACAACTCATTATCCTGAGCTTAAAGCATATGGGTATAACCGGGATGGTGTCATTAATGCAAGTGTGGAGTTTGATATCTCAACACTAAGTCCAACCTATAAGCTCTTAATAGGTGTACCAGGGCGAAGTAATGCTTTTGAAATTTCGAAACGGCTTGGATTACAAGAGAATGTTATCAGAATGGCAAGATCACAAATGAGTGCTGAAAGCAATGAAGTAGACACGATGATTGCTTCATTAGAAACGAGCAAGAAAACAGCTGAAATTGAATTAACTGAAGCAGAGAATTTCCGACATGAGGCAGAAAAGCTTCACAAGGAGCTTCAAAGGCAAATCATTGAATTTAACGAACAGCGTGATGCACTATTTGAACAAGCGGAAAGAAAGGCTTCAGAGAAGTTAGAAGAAGCAAATCGTGAAGCGGAAAGTATAATAAGGGATTTAAGGAAACTTCGAAAAGAGCAGCATGCACAAGTAAAAGAGCATGAATTAATTGATGCGAAAAAACGCCTTGAAGAGGCACAGCCCGTATTTGAAAAAACAAAAAAGGTTGAAAAGAAACAGCCTGTAAAGCAAGAGTTTCTGCCTGGTGATGAAGTAAAAGTCGTTAGTTTTGATCAAAAGGGCCATTTGGTTGAAAAAGTTAATGATCAGGAGTGGCAGGTTCAATTAGGGATCTTAAAAATGAAAGTAAAAGAAAAAGATCTTGAATATATTAAAAGACCAAAGCAGCAGGTCCAAGAAAAGCCGTTAGCATCTGTTAAAGGGAAGGATTATCACGTATCTTTGGAATTAGATTTACGTGGGGAACGGTTTGAAAATGCATTACTAAGAGTTGAGAAATACTTAGATGATGCTGTTTTAGCAGGATATCCAAGGGTTTCGATTATTCATGGTAAAGGTACAGGAGCACTTCGAACAGGTGTAAAAGAAATGTTGAAAAATCATCGCAGTGTCAAAAATACTCGCTTTGGGGAAGCGAGTGAAGGTGGAACAGGCGTCACAATTGTAGAACTTAAATAG
- the polX gene encoding DNA polymerase/3'-5' exonuclease PolX, giving the protein MEIHKKDVIRLLEKIAVLMELKGENPFKISAFRKAANALEADDRSLALIDDFTKISGIGKGTSAVIKEFIETNKSEVLEQLQEEVPSGLLPLLKLPGLGGKKIAKLYKELQIDSVEALKLACEENKIQGLAGFGKKSEEKILAAIEEMGSRPERLPISFMLPIAQEIEAYLEQCKNIESYSRAGSLRRMRETIKDLDFIISTNEPQKVRDQLLNIPNLSDVIASGETKVSVQLQYDYEVSVDFRLVKPAEFATTLHHFTGSKDHNVRMRQLAKERGEKISEYGVENVETNEIRTFETEEEFYQYFNLPHFTPEIREDGTEVDSYRHDMQLIRLEDIKGDLHMHSTWSDGAFTIREMVEACRKKGYRYMAITDHSQYLKVANGLTPERIRAQRQEIDALNEEYDDMTILAGIEMDILPDASLDYDDELLAEMDIVIASIHSSFSQSQDVIMERLKTALNNHHVDIIAHPTGRIIGKRKGYDVDIDLLIQLAKETDTALELNANPHRLDLSAEHIRKAQEAGVKIVINTDAHNIDMLEDMGIGISTAKKGWIEPDSVINTWDIDQLKAFLNRHHKD; this is encoded by the coding sequence ATGGAAATTCATAAAAAAGATGTGATTCGATTATTAGAAAAAATTGCTGTTTTAATGGAATTAAAAGGGGAAAATCCTTTTAAAATATCAGCGTTTCGCAAAGCTGCTAATGCTTTAGAAGCAGATGATAGAAGCTTAGCACTTATTGACGATTTTACGAAAATCTCAGGGATAGGAAAAGGGACTTCTGCCGTTATAAAAGAATTTATCGAGACGAATAAATCAGAAGTACTTGAGCAACTGCAGGAAGAAGTGCCTTCGGGATTACTCCCTTTATTAAAATTACCAGGTTTAGGTGGTAAGAAGATTGCTAAGCTATATAAAGAATTGCAGATCGATAGCGTTGAAGCGCTTAAATTAGCTTGTGAAGAAAATAAAATTCAAGGGTTAGCGGGATTTGGAAAAAAATCAGAAGAAAAGATTTTAGCTGCTATTGAAGAAATGGGAAGTCGTCCTGAACGCCTGCCAATTTCCTTTATGCTCCCGATTGCACAGGAAATAGAAGCATATCTTGAGCAATGTAAAAATATTGAGAGCTATTCCCGAGCCGGAAGCCTAAGACGTATGCGCGAAACAATTAAAGATCTTGATTTTATTATCTCAACAAATGAACCTCAAAAAGTTAGAGACCAGCTTTTGAACATACCAAATTTATCTGACGTTATCGCAAGTGGTGAAACAAAGGTGTCTGTCCAGCTTCAATATGATTATGAAGTAAGCGTAGACTTCAGGCTCGTTAAACCAGCGGAATTTGCAACTACTCTTCATCATTTCACAGGATCTAAGGACCATAATGTTAGAATGAGACAGCTAGCGAAGGAACGAGGAGAAAAAATCAGTGAATATGGCGTAGAAAACGTTGAAACAAATGAAATCAGAACGTTTGAAACGGAAGAGGAATTTTATCAGTATTTTAATCTTCCTCATTTTACACCGGAAATAAGGGAAGATGGAACAGAGGTAGATTCTTATCGTCATGACATGCAGCTTATTCGATTAGAGGACATAAAAGGAGATCTTCATATGCACTCTACGTGGAGTGATGGTGCTTTTACAATCAGGGAAATGGTGGAAGCATGCCGCAAAAAAGGGTATCGTTATATGGCCATTACCGATCACTCCCAATATTTAAAAGTAGCTAATGGACTAACACCTGAAAGAATAAGGGCTCAACGACAGGAAATTGATGCCCTAAACGAAGAGTATGATGATATGACAATTCTTGCTGGTATTGAGATGGATATTTTGCCCGATGCTTCATTAGATTATGATGATGAATTGCTGGCCGAGATGGATATTGTCATTGCCTCCATTCATTCAAGTTTTTCACAATCACAGGATGTGATTATGGAACGGTTAAAAACCGCGTTAAACAATCATCATGTCGATATCATTGCACATCCGACAGGTCGAATCATTGGCAAACGAAAAGGATATGATGTAGACATAGATTTGCTTATTCAACTTGCAAAGGAAACAGACACAGCATTAGAGTTAAACGCAAACCCGCATCGATTAGATTTGAGTGCAGAACATATCCGTAAGGCACAAGAAGCGGGTGTGAAAATCGTCATTAATACAGACGCACATAATATTGATATGTTGGAAGATATGGGTATTGGAATTTCTACTGCCAAAAAAGGCTGGATTGAACCGGATTCGGTTATTAATACATGGGACATAGATCAACTTAAAGCATTTTTAAACAGACACCATAAGGATTAG
- a CDS encoding CvpA family protein, whose protein sequence is MLDFVLFIILLFGILVGLKRGFILQFIHLTGFIISYIVAYQYFDDLAPKLKLWVPYPVSGEGPPILTLLSGDDLEGAYYRAVAFVLLFIGTKIVMQIIGSMLDFVALLPIIKQLNRAAGSILGFLESYLILFIVLFIAALIPMEQIQTALDQSVLANLIVNHTPYFSDKVNELWIQYMS, encoded by the coding sequence ATGCTGGATTTTGTTTTATTTATAATTCTATTATTCGGAATATTGGTCGGTTTAAAACGTGGGTTTATTCTACAGTTTATCCATTTAACCGGATTTATCATTTCCTATATTGTAGCATACCAATATTTTGATGATCTTGCACCTAAATTAAAGTTATGGGTTCCTTATCCGGTATCAGGGGAAGGCCCACCGATTCTAACCTTACTCAGTGGTGATGACCTGGAGGGTGCCTATTATCGAGCAGTTGCATTTGTACTATTATTCATCGGGACTAAAATTGTTATGCAAATCATTGGATCAATGCTGGATTTTGTAGCACTTCTCCCAATTATAAAGCAATTAAATAGGGCGGCTGGATCTATACTTGGATTTTTAGAATCATATCTTATTTTATTCATTGTCCTATTTATTGCAGCACTTATTCCAATGGAACAAATTCAAACTGCTTTAGACCAATCGGTGTTAGCAAACTTAATTGTGAACCATACTCCTTATTTCTCTGATAAAGTAAATGAACTTTGGATTCAATATATGTCTTAA
- the zapA gene encoding cell division protein ZapA — protein sequence MEDFSLSKRPKSKTTVDIYGQQFSIIGSESTSHIRAVAAIVDDKMREINSKNPSLDINKLAVLTAVNVVHDYLKLKEEYEKLEKQLLEKD from the coding sequence ATGGAGGATTTTTCGTTGTCAAAACGTCCTAAGTCTAAAACAACAGTAGATATATATGGTCAGCAATTTTCAATTATTGGTTCTGAGAGCACAAGCCATATTCGAGCTGTTGCTGCAATAGTTGATGATAAAATGAGAGAGATTAATAGTAAAAATCCATCTCTTGATATAAATAAATTGGCAGTGTTAACAGCTGTTAATGTTGTACATGACTATTTAAAGCTGAAAGAAGAGTATGAAAAACTAGAGAAACAATTACTTGAAAAGGATTGA
- the rnhC gene encoding ribonuclease HIII — MANSVIKAGPEQINKMESYYNKNKIEKAPPGAVFSAKVNGCTITAYKSGKVLFQGNSAEAEAAHWGTAAPTIKKQPSLAKAPSGYQPPANISSLSILGSDEVGTGDFFGPITVVAAYVKSNQIDLLKELGVKDSKNLKDPQICEIAKDLIQTIPYSLLVLHNEKYNELQQQGMSQGKIKALLHNQAINHLLKKIEPEKPDGLLIDQFAEPGVYFRHLQGKKVYKENIYFSTKAEGIHLAVAAASIIARYSFIQEFDKLSQKAGVIIPKGAGAQVDIAAAKIIQKKGSEFLTSITKKHFANTEKAHKIARK, encoded by the coding sequence TTGGCAAATTCCGTTATAAAAGCAGGGCCTGAACAAATCAACAAAATGGAAAGTTATTATAACAAAAATAAAATAGAAAAAGCCCCACCTGGAGCAGTTTTTTCTGCCAAAGTCAATGGATGTACAATTACCGCATACAAATCAGGAAAAGTACTTTTTCAGGGAAATTCTGCAGAAGCTGAGGCAGCACATTGGGGAACTGCTGCGCCAACAATAAAAAAGCAGCCTTCTTTAGCAAAAGCACCAAGTGGTTATCAACCACCAGCAAATATATCAAGCTTGTCTATCCTTGGATCTGATGAAGTTGGTACAGGAGATTTTTTTGGACCGATAACAGTCGTTGCAGCATATGTTAAGAGTAATCAAATTGACCTTTTAAAAGAATTAGGTGTGAAAGACTCGAAGAATCTAAAAGATCCTCAGATTTGTGAAATCGCAAAAGATTTGATTCAAACCATTCCTTATAGCCTGCTTGTTTTACATAATGAAAAATATAATGAACTTCAACAACAAGGAATGTCACAAGGAAAAATAAAGGCACTTTTACATAACCAGGCTATTAATCATTTACTCAAGAAAATTGAACCTGAAAAGCCTGATGGCCTGTTAATTGATCAGTTTGCAGAACCTGGTGTTTATTTTAGACATCTTCAAGGAAAAAAAGTATATAAAGAAAATATCTATTTCTCAACTAAAGCAGAAGGTATTCATCTTGCGGTTGCAGCTGCCTCCATTATCGCACGCTATTCATTTATTCAGGAATTTGATAAGTTATCCCAAAAAGCTGGAGTAATTATTCCAAAAGGTGCTGGTGCACAAGTAGATATTGCAGCAGCAAAGATCATTCAGAAAAAAGGCAGTGAGTTTTTAACATCTATCACAAAGAAGCATTTTGCCAATACGGAAAAAGCACATAAAATTGCCAGGAAGTAA
- the pheT gene encoding phenylalanine--tRNA ligase subunit beta produces the protein MFVSYKWLAEYVDLSGITPDELAEKITRSGIEVEGVDVLNEGMKGVVIGHVVEKEQHPDADKLNKCQVDLGNGELTQIICGAKNVDKGQKVAVATVGAVLPGNFKIKKAKLRGEVSNGMICSLQELGIESKLVAKEYSEGIFVFPNDVEVGANALEQLNLDDAVLELGLTPNRADALSMLGVAHEVAAILGREVKYPDVTYDRTSEKASDFIDVKVDATEDNPLYIAKVIKNVTIAPSPLWMQTRLMAAGIRPHNNVVDITNFVLLEYGQPLHAFDYDRMGSKEILVRRAQDGEKIVTLDDQERTLTSEHLVITNGTEPVALAGVMGGANSEVQSDTKTVLLESALFNGQRIRTASKDHGLRSEASARYEKGVDPNRVPAAAERAAQLISLYAGGEVLEGNVEVQSATFEPKTVITTVEKVNRVLGMDISAEEMKSILERLQFEVVLDNSTLSVKVPTRRGDITIEEDLVEEIARLYGYDNIPTTLPVGQAIPGKLTDYQEKRRKVRRYLEGTGLYQAITYSLTSEEKAAKFALETSDLTRLALPMSEERSVLRLSLLPHLLDALRYNLARQIDQVALYEIGSVFLSQGKDVQPLEKERLSGAITGLWHSHSWQAEKKPVDFYVAKGIIDGLIDLLGLTAQVEFKQAKREGMHPGRTAELYLGEKLVGFVGQVHPTVQKELDLTETYVFELSLVDLLTTNVEETRYESIPRYPSITRDIALVVNKEVVAGEIEKVITEAGGKMLKEVAVFDLYEGDRLEEGKKSVAFSLRYFDPERTLTDEDVTKTHQKVLDAVEEKIGATLRG, from the coding sequence ATGTTTGTTTCATATAAATGGTTAGCGGAATATGTTGACCTTTCAGGAATTACACCTGATGAGTTAGCAGAGAAAATTACACGCAGCGGAATCGAAGTTGAAGGTGTTGACGTTTTAAACGAAGGAATGAAGGGTGTAGTCATCGGTCATGTTGTTGAAAAAGAGCAACATCCAGATGCAGACAAATTGAATAAATGTCAGGTTGACCTTGGGAATGGTGAGCTTACACAAATCATTTGCGGTGCAAAAAACGTTGATAAAGGCCAAAAGGTTGCCGTTGCGACAGTTGGTGCCGTGTTACCTGGAAACTTTAAAATTAAAAAAGCAAAGCTTCGTGGTGAAGTGTCAAACGGGATGATTTGTTCTCTTCAGGAGCTTGGAATTGAATCAAAGTTAGTGGCTAAAGAATATTCAGAAGGGATTTTCGTATTCCCTAATGATGTTGAAGTAGGGGCAAATGCACTTGAACAGTTAAATCTTGACGATGCTGTACTAGAGCTTGGACTAACGCCAAACCGTGCAGATGCATTAAGCATGCTTGGTGTTGCTCATGAAGTAGCTGCGATATTAGGACGTGAAGTGAAGTATCCTGATGTCACATATGATCGTACATCAGAAAAAGCTTCAGATTTTATTGATGTAAAAGTTGATGCAACTGAAGATAATCCTTTATACATTGCAAAAGTTATTAAAAACGTGACAATTGCTCCTTCACCATTATGGATGCAAACACGTTTGATGGCAGCTGGAATTCGTCCTCATAATAATGTAGTCGATATAACAAACTTTGTTCTATTAGAATATGGTCAACCACTTCATGCATTTGACTATGACCGTATGGGCTCTAAGGAAATTCTTGTTCGCCGTGCACAAGATGGAGAAAAAATTGTCACACTTGATGATCAGGAACGCACGCTTACTTCAGAGCACTTAGTCATTACAAATGGAACGGAACCTGTTGCATTAGCCGGTGTAATGGGTGGAGCAAACTCAGAGGTTCAATCTGATACAAAAACCGTTCTTTTAGAATCCGCTTTATTTAATGGACAGCGTATTCGAACAGCATCAAAGGATCATGGTTTACGAAGTGAAGCTAGTGCACGTTATGAAAAAGGTGTTGATCCTAACCGTGTCCCTGCAGCTGCAGAGCGTGCAGCACAATTGATTTCACTATATGCAGGTGGAGAAGTTCTGGAAGGAAATGTAGAGGTTCAATCCGCTACATTTGAACCAAAAACAGTTATAACAACGGTTGAAAAGGTGAACAGAGTGCTTGGTATGGATATTTCAGCTGAAGAAATGAAATCCATTCTTGAGCGTCTTCAATTTGAGGTAGTTCTTGATAATTCAACATTATCAGTGAAAGTTCCGACACGCCGTGGTGATATTACGATTGAAGAAGATCTTGTTGAAGAGATTGCAAGACTTTACGGATATGATAACATTCCGACAACATTACCTGTAGGTCAAGCAATTCCAGGAAAGCTTACAGATTATCAGGAAAAGCGTCGTAAAGTTCGCCGCTACTTAGAAGGCACTGGCCTTTATCAAGCTATTACTTACTCTCTTACTAGTGAGGAAAAAGCTGCGAAATTCGCTCTGGAAACATCTGACCTAACAAGACTTGCTCTACCAATGAGTGAGGAGCGCAGTGTATTACGTTTAAGCTTACTTCCACATTTATTAGATGCATTACGCTATAATCTTGCCCGTCAAATCGACCAAGTAGCATTATATGAAATTGGTTCAGTATTCCTTTCACAAGGTAAAGATGTTCAACCACTTGAAAAAGAGCGTCTTTCCGGAGCCATTACAGGTTTATGGCATTCACATTCTTGGCAGGCTGAGAAAAAACCAGTAGATTTTTATGTGGCAAAAGGAATTATTGATGGGCTTATTGATTTGTTAGGTTTAACAGCTCAAGTTGAATTCAAGCAAGCAAAGCGTGAAGGAATGCATCCAGGCCGCACTGCTGAACTTTATTTGGGTGAAAAGCTTGTTGGTTTTGTAGGACAGGTGCATCCAACTGTTCAGAAGGAATTAGACCTAACTGAAACATATGTGTTTGAACTGTCATTAGTTGATCTATTAACAACAAATGTAGAGGAAACACGTTATGAAAGCATTCCGCGTTATCCTTCCATTACAAGAGATATCGCATTAGTTGTGAATAAGGAAGTTGTAGCAGGTGAGATTGAGAAAGTCATCACTGAAGCAGGCGGCAAAATGCTAAAAGAAGTAGCTGTATTTGACCTTTATGAAGGTGATCGTCTTGAAGAAGGTAAAAAATCAGTTGCATTCTCACTACGTTACTTTGATCCGGAACGTACTTTAACAGACGAAGATGTTACCAAGACACATCAGAAAGTTTTAGATGCTGTAGAAGAGAAGATTGGTGCAACTTTAAGGGGATAA
- the pheS gene encoding phenylalanine--tRNA ligase subunit alpha, whose translation MQEQLKQLQQEALEKVEQAHDLKALNDIRVAYLGKKGPITEVLRGMGKLSAEERPVMGALANEVREKIATSISSKQEHLEQLAVEQKLATETIDVTLPGRPVKVGNHHPITAVIEEIEDLFLGMGYQIAEGPEVETDYYNFEALNLPKGHPARDMQDSFYITEELLLRTHTSPVQARTMQKHEGKGPVKVICPGKVYRRDNDDATHSHQFTQIEGLVVDENISMSDLKGTLEVFAKKMFGEEREIRLRPSFFPFTEPSVEVDVSCFSCGGKGCNVCKGTGWIEILGAGMVHPNVLEMAGFDSKKYSGFAFGMGPERIAMLKYGIDDIRHFYTDDVRFLKQFKRA comes from the coding sequence ATGCAGGAGCAATTAAAACAGCTTCAACAAGAAGCGCTTGAAAAAGTAGAACAAGCGCATGATCTAAAGGCATTAAATGACATACGTGTCGCTTACTTAGGCAAAAAAGGACCAATTACAGAAGTGTTAAGAGGGATGGGAAAGCTTTCAGCTGAAGAACGTCCTGTTATGGGTGCACTTGCTAATGAAGTAAGAGAGAAAATCGCAACATCTATCTCAAGCAAGCAGGAGCATTTAGAACAGCTTGCTGTTGAACAAAAATTAGCAACAGAAACAATCGATGTCACATTACCGGGTCGCCCTGTAAAAGTTGGAAATCATCATCCGATTACAGCTGTTATTGAAGAAATCGAAGATCTATTCCTTGGTATGGGTTATCAAATTGCAGAAGGTCCTGAAGTTGAAACAGATTATTATAATTTTGAAGCATTAAATCTTCCAAAAGGCCATCCAGCACGAGATATGCAGGATTCCTTCTACATTACAGAAGAACTGCTTCTTCGTACTCATACTTCTCCTGTTCAGGCTAGAACAATGCAAAAGCATGAAGGGAAAGGACCTGTAAAAGTTATTTGCCCAGGTAAAGTATATCGTCGGGATAATGATGATGCGACTCACTCTCATCAGTTTACTCAAATTGAAGGACTTGTTGTAGATGAGAATATTAGTATGAGTGATTTAAAAGGTACTCTAGAAGTATTTGCGAAAAAAATGTTCGGTGAGGAACGTGAAATTCGTTTGCGTCCTAGCTTTTTCCCATTTACAGAGCCTTCAGTAGAGGTTGATGTATCTTGTTTCTCTTGTGGTGGAAAAGGATGTAATGTGTGTAAAGGCACAGGATGGATTGAAATTCTAGGAGCTGGAATGGTACATCCAAATGTTCTTGAAATGGCAGGCTTTGATTCAAAGAAATACAGCGGATTTGCTTTTGGTATGGGACCGGAGCGCATTGCAATGTTGAAATATGGTATTGATGATATCCGTCATTTCTATACAGATGATGTACGATTCTTAAAACAATTCAAACGAGCGTAA